From the genome of Candidatus Electrothrix communis, one region includes:
- a CDS encoding insulinase family protein — MTDFTPGSTYHGFILRRKEHVADINSEVYLFEHEVLGTPALAIKNADPNKTFCFTFQTVPEDSTGVAHILEHSVLMGSKKYPIHDVFGEINKGGLTTFLNAMTGSDTTWYPFASRNATEYFNIMDVYCDVVLNPLLPRSTFEQEGWHYHKESEDAPLQLQGVVLNEMKGAFSDPIRSIFHHIFGGLMPGSTYAHESGGDPSVIPDLSYEQFVEFHRKHYHPSNGILFFYGDADLEQELAAVQDNFLADYDGPGTKAEVVQGDDISEPVFIEDSYAVQPDSDLSGKTYLAVGTAVGTVLDRQSNTAFQIIANILYNSDASPLKKAIVEAGLCRDFGGLFLADSCYKTFMMTYLAGSEADKRDSFLELYRRTLSEIVEQGLDRDLVLSELNKYEFAFREELTKAQRGLDLIGKALPSLKHGSDPFEALAVEELFASIREKALEENYFEELIRNELLENPAFVALTLSPDPEKAARTAEKEQQRLAAYEQTLDQEQAAALIANTQELMQLQQTPNTEETLALLPRLARQDLERKPDFLQAEVTDCDAVTCIVNELETNAIAYVQIGLDCSTISPDLLPWLDLFGTIATEIGTGSRDYMRFAKDINICTGGFSHSFSNYQQMNAPETLQSLLWFQLKALSGYLLEAIELVREVFADLDLTNRQRIREIVFREFTWTEHNVQSEGYSLAASRVFAHLSRSGMINEHVHGVTSYLKLKELVADYEEHEEAFIARLEALRTQVFQPEHLKIAVTGSQEDIDKIKGGAASLRSSLPGTRQPIAEDAFPELPANQGFTTSADVVYNVQGCNLFTDPAQYSGEFEVLKTWLSRDYLWNTVRQLGGAYGCFVQLHQLTGNVALVSYRDPQVDKTYDAYDAIATAVRELELSREKRDQLIIGTYGSLNPLQSPAVQGLSARNEYLCGITPEYKQERIAKVIDTEVEAMRAFAPFWGKLTENRFRVTIGSGEKIREQAELFDDILEL, encoded by the coding sequence ATGACAGATTTTACACCCGGTTCCACCTATCATGGATTCATCCTGCGAAGAAAAGAGCATGTTGCCGATATTAATTCAGAAGTCTATCTCTTTGAGCATGAAGTGCTCGGCACACCAGCCCTGGCTATAAAAAACGCCGATCCCAACAAGACCTTCTGCTTCACCTTTCAGACCGTTCCGGAGGATTCTACCGGTGTTGCCCATATCCTGGAGCATTCTGTGTTGATGGGATCAAAAAAATATCCTATCCATGATGTATTCGGCGAGATCAACAAGGGTGGGCTGACCACCTTTCTCAACGCCATGACCGGTTCCGACACCACCTGGTATCCCTTTGCCAGTCGCAATGCGACGGAATATTTTAATATTATGGATGTCTATTGCGATGTTGTCCTTAATCCTCTGCTCCCGCGCAGCACATTTGAGCAGGAGGGCTGGCATTACCATAAGGAATCTGAAGACGCTCCTCTGCAACTCCAGGGCGTGGTTCTTAATGAGATGAAAGGGGCCTTCTCCGACCCTATTCGTTCTATCTTTCATCATATCTTTGGTGGCCTGATGCCCGGCTCCACCTATGCCCATGAGTCCGGCGGTGATCCCTCTGTCATACCTGATCTCAGTTATGAGCAGTTTGTCGAGTTCCATCGTAAGCATTATCATCCCTCCAACGGAATCCTGTTTTTTTACGGCGATGCGGATCTGGAGCAGGAGCTTGCTGCGGTCCAGGATAATTTTCTTGCGGATTATGATGGTCCCGGCACCAAGGCTGAGGTTGTGCAGGGGGATGACATCAGCGAGCCGGTCTTTATCGAGGACAGCTATGCCGTGCAACCGGACAGTGACCTGAGCGGTAAAACCTATCTGGCTGTGGGCACGGCTGTGGGCACGGTGCTTGATCGTCAGAGCAATACCGCTTTTCAGATTATCGCCAATATTCTCTATAACTCCGATGCCTCACCTTTGAAAAAAGCCATTGTCGAGGCTGGTTTATGTCGGGATTTCGGCGGGCTCTTTCTGGCAGATTCTTGTTATAAGACCTTTATGATGACCTATCTGGCCGGATCCGAGGCAGATAAACGGGACAGTTTTCTTGAGCTTTATCGCCGTACCCTGAGCGAGATTGTTGAGCAGGGGCTTGATCGTGATCTGGTCCTTTCTGAGCTGAATAAGTATGAATTTGCTTTTCGGGAAGAGCTGACCAAGGCCCAGCGGGGATTGGACCTCATCGGTAAGGCGCTGCCTTCCCTGAAGCACGGCTCTGATCCCTTTGAGGCCCTGGCTGTTGAGGAGCTGTTTGCCTCAATTCGGGAAAAGGCCTTGGAAGAAAATTATTTTGAGGAGCTTATTCGTAATGAGCTCCTGGAGAACCCGGCCTTTGTTGCGCTCACCCTGTCTCCTGATCCGGAAAAGGCTGCCCGCACAGCGGAGAAGGAGCAGCAGCGGCTGGCAGCCTATGAGCAGACCCTTGATCAGGAACAGGCAGCAGCCCTGATCGCCAATACCCAGGAGTTGATGCAGTTGCAGCAGACTCCGAATACAGAAGAGACCCTTGCTTTGCTGCCCCGTCTTGCTCGCCAAGATCTGGAGCGGAAGCCTGATTTTTTGCAGGCTGAGGTGACGGATTGCGATGCTGTGACCTGCATTGTTAATGAACTGGAGACCAATGCCATTGCCTATGTGCAGATTGGGCTGGATTGCTCGACAATTTCTCCAGACCTGCTGCCTTGGCTTGATCTCTTTGGCACTATCGCTACAGAGATTGGTACCGGTTCACGGGATTATATGCGTTTTGCCAAGGACATCAATATCTGCACCGGTGGTTTCAGCCATTCCTTTTCCAATTATCAGCAGATGAACGCCCCGGAAACCCTGCAGTCCCTCCTCTGGTTCCAGCTCAAGGCCCTGTCCGGTTATCTGCTAGAGGCCATCGAACTGGTCAGAGAGGTCTTTGCAGATCTTGATCTCACTAATCGGCAACGCATCCGGGAAATTGTTTTCCGGGAATTTACCTGGACAGAACATAATGTCCAGAGCGAGGGGTATAGCCTGGCGGCCTCTAGGGTTTTTGCCCATTTGAGTCGGTCTGGGATGATTAACGAGCATGTCCACGGGGTGACCTCGTACTTGAAACTGAAAGAACTGGTAGCAGACTATGAGGAGCATGAAGAGGCGTTCATTGCTCGCCTTGAAGCCTTGCGTACCCAGGTGTTTCAGCCGGAGCATCTGAAAATTGCTGTTACCGGTTCTCAGGAGGATATCGATAAGATAAAGGGGGGGGCAGCTTCTCTACGCTCTTCTCTGCCGGGAACCCGGCAGCCGATTGCCGAAGATGCTTTTCCCGAATTGCCTGCCAACCAGGGGTTCACAACTTCTGCTGATGTTGTTTATAACGTCCAAGGATGTAATCTGTTTACTGATCCAGCGCAATACAGCGGCGAATTCGAGGTGCTCAAAACCTGGTTATCCCGTGATTACCTCTGGAATACAGTACGGCAGTTAGGCGGGGCCTATGGCTGCTTTGTTCAACTCCATCAACTGACCGGCAATGTCGCCTTGGTCAGTTATCGGGATCCCCAGGTGGACAAGACTTATGATGCCTATGATGCCATTGCAACCGCTGTTCGCGAGCTTGAGCTCAGTCGGGAAAAACGAGATCAGCTGATCATCGGTACCTACGGCTCGCTGAATCCGCTTCAATCTCCTGCTGTACAGGGACTTTCAGCCCGTAATGAGTATCTTTGCGGGATTACGCCGGAGTATAAACAGGAGCGCATTGCCAAGGTGATCGATACAGAGGTAGAAGCCATGCGGGCCTTTGCGCCGTTTTGGGGAAAACTCACTGAGAATCGTTTTCGGGTCACCATCGGTAGTGGAGAGAAAATCAGAGAACAGGCCGAGCTCTTTGATGATATTCTTGAGCTGTAG
- a CDS encoding AI-2E family transporter gives MQNTPQDQHKEPIQAPEDTVQSRYFTVVFLISVFLLGLVLWPFWQLLILAFLLAGIFRPVYNWLNKWVSPWMASTLTCVLVALIVFIPLTFCIGALSSEALNVYQLGRDSNMLLKFQQVIQNSKWITQSQEALQGFGINFQPADITEIFSELSKDAGLFIYSKASVWAANIMSFVLQFCFLILMIYFLLIDMDHLIRFISRLSPLPQAQNNLLLKKFLDISGVILVGNGISGVFQGVMGGIFFAMLGIKSPVLWTGVMGILAFLPIFGIGLVLLPASALLLLNGSPGQAAATFIFYAVLSFSVEYLLKPKFVGNQVKMHTLLVFLAILGGMSVFGVLGIIYGPLIVTAFQTLSDIYLKEHRPAMQGGQETSPATADVSGEQ, from the coding sequence ATGCAAAATACACCTCAAGACCAGCACAAGGAACCGATACAAGCCCCAGAGGATACCGTTCAATCACGCTATTTTACAGTGGTCTTTCTGATCTCTGTTTTTCTGCTCGGCTTGGTCCTCTGGCCCTTTTGGCAACTTCTCATCCTGGCCTTTCTGCTGGCAGGTATTTTTCGCCCGGTCTATAACTGGCTGAATAAATGGGTGTCCCCCTGGATGGCGTCCACCCTGACCTGCGTCCTTGTCGCTCTTATCGTCTTTATCCCCTTAACCTTCTGTATCGGCGCTCTGTCCTCGGAAGCCCTGAATGTCTATCAACTGGGCCGGGACAGCAATATGCTGCTCAAGTTTCAGCAGGTCATTCAGAACAGCAAATGGATCACTCAGAGCCAAGAAGCCCTGCAGGGCTTTGGTATTAATTTTCAGCCTGCCGACATTACCGAGATCTTCTCAGAACTCAGCAAGGATGCCGGGCTGTTTATCTACAGCAAGGCCTCTGTCTGGGCGGCGAATATCATGAGCTTTGTGCTCCAGTTCTGCTTTCTCATCCTGATGATCTATTTCCTGCTTATCGATATGGATCACCTCATTCGCTTCATCAGTCGGCTTTCACCACTGCCTCAAGCGCAGAACAATCTGCTCTTGAAAAAATTTCTTGATATTTCCGGAGTCATACTGGTTGGGAACGGGATAAGCGGGGTCTTTCAGGGGGTGATGGGAGGGATTTTCTTTGCAATGCTAGGTATCAAATCACCGGTGCTCTGGACAGGAGTAATGGGGATCCTGGCCTTTCTCCCCATCTTCGGTATTGGCCTGGTGCTTCTTCCCGCTTCCGCCCTTCTTCTGCTCAACGGTTCGCCTGGTCAGGCAGCTGCGACCTTTATTTTTTATGCCGTGCTGTCCTTCAGTGTCGAGTATCTGCTCAAGCCGAAGTTTGTCGGGAATCAAGTCAAGATGCACACTCTGCTGGTTTTTCTAGCCATTCTCGGCGGCATGTCGGTGTTCGGGGTCCTCGGGATCATTTACGGTCCCCTGATCGTCACAGCCTTTCAGACACTCTCAGATATTTATCTGAAAGAACATCGTCCAGCCATGCAGGGCGGTCAAGAGACATCGCCTGCCACTGCCGACGTTTCCGGCGAGCAGTAA
- the dnaA gene encoding chromosomal replication initiator protein DnaA, with amino-acid sequence MLWDTIKNSLSSSLSESEYSLWIRPLSCVQEDDKTLQIACPDRFFCAWVKERYLGLIESNLSKIIDSPPAVSLTVSSHQPAPQQEKNGSGQLRLPGMDTFKSTIRSLHPAYTFDQFLVGESNMLARSACNAIAAADYTFGNNLFMTSGTGLGKSHLTQAVVHQVMHNAPRTRMHYLTAQQFSAEMVKSIRSNSMQQFSNRFIHGCDLLLVEDVHTLAGKTKTQEELNNVLDYLIKSGKRVIMTSSIPARDIKGLDEDFRSRMTSGLITDIEAPEYKTRVSIIRHKAAHSNLNLAEEHVHYLADQLQGDIRRIESALMGIKAKASVYNAPPDMDIVRSVLEGFGNLQQQKQLNGRMIRDIISSQYRISVEDLTSRSRKRIVSFPRQIAMYLTRKYTGESLAHIGNLYNRDHSTVMYAVKVINRDIAQKNTVRQQVEILKDKLQK; translated from the coding sequence ATGCTCTGGGACACCATCAAAAATTCTTTATCCAGCTCACTTTCTGAAAGTGAATACAGCCTGTGGATCAGGCCTCTGTCCTGCGTACAGGAAGATGATAAGACCTTGCAGATCGCCTGCCCGGATCGTTTTTTCTGTGCTTGGGTTAAAGAACGTTACTTAGGGCTCATTGAATCAAATCTCAGTAAAATCATAGACTCCCCCCCTGCGGTATCGTTGACAGTGTCAAGCCATCAGCCTGCTCCTCAACAAGAAAAAAACGGCTCCGGCCAGTTACGTCTCCCAGGCATGGACACGTTTAAGTCCACTATCAGATCGCTGCATCCAGCCTACACCTTTGATCAATTCTTGGTCGGCGAATCAAATATGCTAGCTCGTTCAGCCTGCAACGCCATTGCCGCAGCAGACTACACCTTTGGCAATAATCTGTTCATGACCTCCGGTACCGGTCTGGGGAAAAGCCATCTTACCCAGGCGGTTGTTCACCAAGTTATGCATAATGCCCCAAGAACCCGCATGCATTATCTCACGGCCCAGCAATTTTCCGCCGAAATGGTCAAAAGCATCCGCAGCAACAGCATGCAGCAATTCTCCAATCGCTTTATTCATGGCTGTGACCTGCTGCTGGTTGAAGATGTGCATACCTTGGCTGGCAAGACAAAAACCCAGGAAGAACTCAATAATGTTCTTGATTATTTGATCAAATCGGGCAAGAGAGTCATTATGACCTCTTCAATTCCAGCGCGGGATATCAAGGGGTTGGATGAAGATTTTCGCTCCCGGATGACCTCCGGCCTGATCACCGACATCGAGGCTCCTGAATACAAGACCAGGGTGTCGATTATTCGCCATAAAGCCGCACACAGCAACTTAAACCTGGCAGAAGAGCATGTCCATTATCTGGCAGATCAACTCCAAGGTGATATCCGCCGTATTGAAAGTGCTCTTATGGGGATTAAGGCGAAAGCAAGCGTATACAACGCCCCCCCTGACATGGATATTGTCCGCAGTGTGCTGGAAGGATTTGGCAATTTACAACAGCAGAAACAACTCAACGGCAGAATGATTCGTGATATTATTTCCAGTCAGTACAGAATCTCTGTTGAAGACCTGACCTCCCGTTCACGCAAACGGATCGTCTCCTTTCCTCGCCAGATAGCCATGTATCTGACCAGAAAGTATACCGGAGAGTCTTTAGCCCACATTGGTAATCTCTACAATCGCGATCACTCCACGGTGATGTATGCTGTTAAAGTTATCAATCGAGATATCGCGCAAAAAAATACGGTTCGCCAACAGGTAGAAATACTCAAAGATAAGTTGCAAAAATAA
- a CDS encoding prepilin peptidase, which produces METLLLLYSFIFGALIGSFLNVVIFRLPDEDQSVVFPASHCPKCDTALHWYENIPIFSYLALRGKCKTCKVPISLQYPVVELCMALLSLALFNRFGFSPILPFYFLFLAALLVIIFIDIHLQIIPDKISLPGILIGFTSSFFNPLVSWQESGLGILLGGGILFGVAKSYSLFTKQEGMGGGDIKLLAMIGAFLGYQCLLFVIFFSSLTGSIVGIATMFQQKKGGKTRIPYGPFLSLGAMAWLFFQTDILALWSWYLSVSG; this is translated from the coding sequence ATGGAAACCCTCCTCCTTCTCTACAGCTTTATTTTCGGCGCTCTTATTGGCTCGTTCCTCAATGTCGTCATCTTCAGACTGCCTGATGAAGACCAATCCGTTGTCTTCCCTGCCTCCCATTGCCCGAAATGCGACACGGCCCTCCACTGGTACGAAAACATACCCATCTTCAGTTATCTTGCCTTACGGGGCAAATGCAAAACATGCAAGGTTCCAATCTCGTTACAGTATCCGGTTGTAGAACTCTGCATGGCACTCCTCTCCCTGGCCCTGTTCAATCGCTTTGGGTTTTCCCCCATCCTGCCTTTTTACTTTCTCTTCCTTGCTGCCCTGTTGGTCATTATTTTCATTGATATTCATCTGCAAATTATTCCAGACAAGATAAGCCTACCCGGCATTCTGATCGGTTTTACCAGCTCCTTCTTCAACCCCTTGGTCAGCTGGCAGGAGTCTGGCCTGGGCATTCTTCTGGGAGGCGGAATTCTCTTTGGAGTTGCCAAAAGTTATTCCCTCTTTACAAAACAAGAGGGTATGGGCGGCGGAGATATCAAGCTCCTGGCCATGATCGGGGCCTTTCTCGGCTACCAATGCCTTCTTTTTGTTATTTTCTTCAGTTCGCTGACTGGTTCCATCGTGGGTATCGCGACCATGTTCCAGCAAAAAAAAGGGGGAAAGACTCGGATTCCCTATGGCCCTTTTTTATCCTTAGGGGCTATGGCCTGGCTGTTTTTTCAAACAGATATCCTTGCTCTCTGGTCCTGGTACCTTTCGGTTTCAGGATAG
- a CDS encoding dihydroorotate dehydrogenase electron transfer subunit, translated as MSEFQQKCSILGRDCLAPDIFRLTLQAPKIAADARPGQFVMVRVIDGLDPLLRRPFSIHRSFADGNISLLFKVIGKGTAMLARRCIGDQLDLVGPLGNGFEFSDDRPVCLIGGGMGIAPLLFLAEQLHSTGRATEKDHVLLGARNKDELTPLADEFSALGYTVQLATDDGSIGHKGFIPDLLDFVLPSVEQVYTCGPHLMMKNVVLQCQQAEVNCQVSLETHMACGMGACLGCTVNGKRGLVHVCKQGPVFNADQLEWSLE; from the coding sequence ATGTCTGAATTCCAGCAAAAATGTAGTATTCTCGGTCGAGATTGTTTGGCGCCTGATATTTTTCGTCTGACGTTGCAAGCTCCGAAAATCGCTGCCGACGCCCGTCCCGGCCAGTTTGTCATGGTCCGGGTCATTGATGGGCTTGATCCTCTGCTTCGTCGTCCTTTTTCCATCCATCGCAGTTTTGCGGACGGTAATATTTCTTTACTCTTCAAGGTGATCGGTAAGGGGACTGCAATGTTGGCTCGCCGTTGTATCGGTGATCAACTTGATCTGGTCGGTCCCTTAGGTAACGGCTTTGAGTTTTCTGATGATCGACCGGTTTGCCTGATCGGCGGCGGTATGGGTATTGCCCCGCTTCTCTTTTTGGCTGAGCAACTGCACAGTACCGGTCGTGCAACAGAAAAAGACCATGTCCTACTCGGAGCTCGCAATAAGGATGAACTTACCCCGTTGGCGGATGAATTTTCCGCCTTGGGTTATACGGTCCAGCTGGCAACCGATGATGGCAGTATCGGGCATAAGGGGTTTATCCCGGATCTTCTCGATTTTGTCCTGCCGAGCGTGGAGCAGGTTTATACCTGCGGTCCACACCTGATGATGAAAAATGTTGTTCTTCAATGTCAGCAGGCCGAGGTGAATTGTCAGGTTTCCTTGGAAACCCATATGGCCTGCGGCATGGGAGCCTGTCTCGGTTGCACGGTGAATGGAAAAAGAGGCTTGGTTCATGTCTGTAAACAGGGACCTGTCTTTAATGCGGATCAACTGGAATGGAGTCTGGAATGA
- a CDS encoding dihydroorotate dehydrogenase, whose protein sequence is MKEAVMESAKNTPPCGMPDLRVQIGSLALRNPVMTASGTFGYAREFENLVDLNQLGGIVVKGISLKPKPGNPPPRIVETACGMLNAIGLENVGVDRFITGKVPYLRTLSTPVVVNILGDSVEEYSEIARRLEGVEGVAALEVNISCPNVKKGGVAFGTVPEMAAKVTEAVRQASSLPLIVKLSPNVTDIVVMARAVADAGADAVSLINTLIGMAIDPVSRRPRLANVIGGLSGPAIKPVALRMVWQVAQAVSLPVIGIGGITTADDALEFLLAGASAVQVGTANFYDPSAAENIVQGITNYLQEQGEDRLVDIIGTLKTGTD, encoded by the coding sequence ATGAAAGAAGCTGTTATGGAATCCGCAAAAAATACTCCACCTTGCGGTATGCCTGATCTGCGCGTGCAAATCGGCTCCCTTGCCTTACGTAATCCGGTGATGACCGCTTCCGGTACCTTTGGCTATGCCCGGGAATTTGAAAACCTCGTTGATCTTAATCAGCTCGGCGGCATTGTTGTTAAGGGGATCTCCCTGAAACCCAAGCCGGGGAATCCGCCACCGAGAATCGTTGAGACCGCCTGCGGCATGCTCAATGCCATTGGTTTGGAAAATGTCGGGGTCGATCGTTTTATCACAGGAAAAGTACCCTATCTGCGTACCCTCTCGACGCCGGTTGTGGTTAATATCCTCGGTGATTCCGTGGAGGAGTACAGTGAGATCGCCCGCAGACTGGAAGGGGTGGAAGGGGTTGCAGCTCTGGAGGTGAACATCTCCTGTCCCAATGTGAAAAAAGGTGGGGTTGCTTTTGGCACAGTGCCGGAAATGGCAGCAAAGGTAACCGAAGCGGTGCGGCAGGCATCCAGCTTACCCTTGATCGTTAAACTCTCTCCTAATGTCACGGATATTGTTGTCATGGCACGGGCGGTTGCCGATGCTGGCGCTGATGCGGTTTCCCTGATCAACACCCTGATCGGCATGGCCATTGATCCGGTCAGCAGAAGGCCGAGGTTGGCCAATGTGATCGGCGGGCTCTCTGGGCCTGCAATTAAACCGGTAGCCCTGCGCATGGTCTGGCAGGTTGCTCAGGCCGTTTCTTTGCCGGTGATCGGTATCGGTGGTATCACCACGGCTGATGATGCGTTGGAGTTTCTCTTGGCCGGAGCCAGTGCGGTTCAGGTCGGCACAGCGAATTTTTACGATCCCTCTGCGGCGGAAAATATCGTGCAGGGGATAACAAATTATCTGCAAGAGCAGGGAGAGGACCGTCTGGTTGATATTATCGGTACCCTGAAGACAGGAACAGATTAA
- the aroD gene encoding type I 3-dehydroquinate dehydratase produces the protein MAQMTRGKICVSLAGADVAVLAAQASQVVDRADVIEVRLDSMRHPDVAACCAALDKQLLFTNRPSWEGGAFSGSEEQRIEPLLQAVQQQAAYVDCELRAESSLRRQLLEAMSGGPTRMILSWHNFETTPPQAELEEVLVQMMESGAHTGKVVGKIVTTAQSPEDALRVLRLQEQAKAANFSLSCFCMGEPGRITRLATLYLGGYMTYACLNDAQATAPGQLSLEQLQKLTALLMAA, from the coding sequence ATGGCACAGATGACACGAGGAAAGATCTGCGTTTCTTTGGCCGGGGCCGATGTTGCCGTCCTTGCAGCTCAGGCTAGTCAGGTTGTGGACCGGGCAGACGTGATAGAGGTACGTCTGGACAGTATGCGGCACCCTGACGTGGCGGCCTGCTGTGCTGCGTTGGATAAACAGCTGCTCTTTACCAATCGGCCCAGCTGGGAAGGCGGTGCCTTTTCCGGCTCGGAGGAGCAAAGAATAGAGCCTCTTTTGCAGGCTGTTCAGCAGCAGGCAGCCTATGTTGATTGTGAGCTGCGAGCAGAGTCATCCTTACGAAGGCAGCTCCTGGAGGCCATGTCGGGAGGGCCGACCCGAATGATTCTTTCCTGGCATAATTTTGAGACCACCCCGCCGCAGGCAGAGCTGGAAGAGGTGCTGGTACAGATGATGGAGAGCGGTGCCCATACCGGCAAGGTCGTCGGCAAAATTGTGACCACTGCCCAGAGCCCGGAGGATGCCTTGCGAGTCCTCCGCCTTCAGGAACAGGCTAAGGCCGCGAATTTTTCCCTGAGTTGTTTCTGTATGGGAGAGCCGGGGCGAATCACTCGTCTTGCCACCCTGTATCTTGGCGGTTATATGACTTATGCCTGCCTGAACGATGCCCAGGCTACGGCCCCTGGTCAGCTGTCGCTTGAGCAGCTGCAAAAACTGACTGCGCTTCTTATGGCAGCCTGA
- a CDS encoding shikimate dehydrogenase — MSIDGKTELYGIIGNPVRHSLSPAMHNAGFATMGMNWVYVPMEVSDIEQGIAGLRALGFRGVSVTVPHKEAVIPFLDEIDPVAEKIGAVNTLVFQKEKNGQVILRGLNTDWLGANTALAERVNLQQSRVLVIGAGGSAKAVGFGLVQAGAEVIISNRTAETGKALADWLGCPFMPLEEVADVSADVLINTTSVGMEPDNEGIVVPPSLLSGFSVVMDIVYAPLETRLLWEAKAAGCQTIDGLAMLLYQGAAQFKIWTGGKPPQLIMRSALEEELRRRAIA, encoded by the coding sequence ATGTCTATTGATGGAAAAACAGAGTTATACGGAATAATCGGCAACCCGGTTCGCCATTCCCTGAGCCCGGCCATGCATAACGCCGGATTCGCCACCATGGGGATGAACTGGGTCTACGTGCCCATGGAAGTAAGTGATATCGAGCAGGGAATCGCTGGGTTGCGGGCCTTGGGATTCCGAGGGGTCAGCGTTACGGTGCCGCATAAGGAGGCGGTTATTCCCTTTCTTGATGAAATCGATCCGGTGGCGGAAAAGATCGGGGCGGTCAATACCCTGGTCTTTCAAAAGGAGAAAAATGGCCAGGTGATTCTGCGTGGCCTGAATACAGACTGGCTGGGTGCCAATACCGCTTTGGCGGAAAGGGTCAATTTGCAGCAGAGCCGGGTGTTGGTTATCGGTGCTGGCGGTTCTGCCAAGGCTGTGGGGTTCGGCCTGGTTCAGGCCGGAGCTGAGGTGATTATCTCCAATAGAACCGCAGAAACCGGTAAGGCCCTTGCTGACTGGCTCGGTTGCCCCTTTATGCCTTTGGAAGAGGTCGCTGACGTTTCGGCTGATGTGCTGATCAACACCACCTCAGTGGGGATGGAACCTGATAATGAGGGCATTGTGGTGCCGCCCTCTCTTTTGTCCGGGTTCTCCGTGGTCATGGATATCGTCTATGCTCCCCTGGAAACTCGATTGCTCTGGGAGGCCAAGGCTGCGGGCTGCCAAACCATTGATGGCCTAGCCATGCTGCTCTATCAGGGGGCTGCCCAGTTTAAGATTTGGACCGGGGGAAAACCGCCCCAGCTCATTATGCGCTCGGCCTTGGAAGAAGAGTTACGTCGTCGGGCCATTGCCTGA
- the aroA gene encoding 3-phosphoshikimate 1-carboxyvinyltransferase, with protein sequence MREITPVDTIDAIVHVPGSKSLTQRALIAAALACGESTLVGPLASEDTAYTMKALRQMGIAVDDSDPVAWVVQGSGGKVQAPKQDIFLGNNGTATRFLTSVAALGKGRFRITGGERMAERPIEPLIRALRGWRVQIQSEAANGCPPLSIDADGLFGGETVLPEGKSSQYLSSLLLVAPYAAKKAELTVEGEVFSRPYVEMTLAVMAAFGIWCEVAPGMNHFRIPQGCYRGTRYQIEGDASGASYFWAAAAVTGGKVTVANVPVPSLQGDAQLVPLLERMGCEVERCKGGITVQGPEQLVGIEVDMGNMPDVAPTLAVVAAFAEGTSVINNIAHLRIKECDRLAVMVSELRKMGADVEEEEDRMIIHGQAGGANLHGADIATFEDHRIAMCFAVAGLRVPGVKVHGEECVAKSFPDFWERFMGMLG encoded by the coding sequence ATGAGAGAAATAACTCCGGTTGATACCATAGATGCAATTGTCCACGTACCCGGCTCAAAAAGCTTGACCCAACGCGCCCTGATCGCTGCGGCCTTGGCATGTGGCGAATCCACCCTTGTTGGTCCGCTGGCCAGTGAAGACACTGCCTACACCATGAAAGCTCTTCGGCAGATGGGCATAGCGGTTGATGATAGTGACCCCGTAGCTTGGGTGGTTCAAGGGTCCGGGGGTAAAGTTCAGGCACCGAAGCAGGATATTTTTCTCGGCAATAACGGGACGGCCACTCGTTTCTTGACTTCTGTTGCCGCCCTGGGAAAGGGACGTTTCAGGATCACCGGCGGAGAGCGCATGGCGGAGCGGCCCATCGAGCCCCTTATCCGGGCCTTACGGGGCTGGCGCGTGCAGATCCAGAGCGAGGCGGCCAATGGTTGTCCTCCCCTGTCCATTGATGCTGACGGGCTTTTCGGCGGCGAAACCGTGCTGCCGGAAGGAAAATCCAGCCAATACCTTTCCTCCCTGCTGCTGGTTGCTCCTTATGCAGCGAAAAAAGCCGAATTAACCGTGGAAGGCGAGGTCTTTTCTCGTCCCTATGTAGAGATGACCCTAGCCGTGATGGCAGCTTTCGGCATCTGGTGCGAGGTTGCTCCGGGCATGAATCATTTTCGCATACCGCAAGGTTGCTATCGTGGCACCCGATATCAGATTGAAGGCGACGCCTCCGGGGCCTCGTATTTTTGGGCCGCTGCCGCTGTTACCGGCGGCAAGGTCACTGTTGCCAATGTGCCGGTGCCCTCGTTGCAGGGAGATGCGCAACTTGTGCCTCTGCTGGAGCGGATGGGCTGCGAGGTGGAGCGATGCAAAGGGGGGATTACGGTGCAGGGGCCGGAGCAGCTGGTAGGAATTGAGGTGGACATGGGCAATATGCCGGATGTCGCGCCGACACTTGCTGTTGTGGCTGCCTTTGCCGAAGGAACTTCGGTGATTAATAATATCGCTCATCTTCGGATCAAGGAATGTGACCGGCTGGCGGTTATGGTCAGTGAGTTGCGGAAGATGGGGGCTGATGTCGAAGAGGAAGAGGATCGGATGATTATTCACGGGCAGGCTGGCGGGGCCAATCTGCACGGGGCCGACATTGCGACCTTTGAGGATCATCGGATCGCTATGTGCTTTGCCGTGGCTGGGTTGCGGGTTCCTGGGGTGAAGGTTCATGGTGAGGAGTGCGTGGCTAAGTCCTTTCCTGATTTTTGGGAGCGGTTTATGGGGATGTTGGGGTAG